In Jaculus jaculus isolate mJacJac1 chromosome 2, mJacJac1.mat.Y.cur, whole genome shotgun sequence, the genomic window CCTCAGGGCTCAGTGGCTGCCGGTGAGTAACGGACACGTCGGCCGCCATCTTGGGAAACCCGGCGCCTTCTGGGACCAGTGAGCCTGGGTGGAGCGGCATAGAGCGGCAATGAGGACGCGCCCGCTGATTGGTCGAAACAAACCACGCCTTCTCCTCAGCCTATTGGCTACAGTTAGGTCCGACTCAGTTACGGATGACCCGAGCGCCTGAAGCCCCGCCCTCTTCCGCTGTCTTGGTGCCTTTCAGAGGCAGCGCAGGGCTTTTGGTGGCTTCACGGCCCGTGTGAAATTAAAAGCAGACTTTGGAGTTGGAAGGCTTTATTTGCGGGACCCTGATACAGCCAAAACCCCTGCCGCCCTTGCAGGATTTCAGCATCCGCAGCTCAGAGCGCCTCTTTCCCCGCTGTATTTTCAGACTGAAGGGCCCTGAGGGGCACAGAGGTGCTTGGATGTTTAAGGTGGTAGGTGGCCTTCCGTTTCTGCAACCAGAAGATGTATAATAACGCCACCGCTGTAGTCACCACACCTAGGATCACTAGCACTCCTATGAAGATATTGATCCAGATGAGGTTCCGACCTGCACAGAGAAGTCCAGTTAAGGCacaagaagaggtggtggaaagaatttaagagccaaaggaagggtaggactgcttacaatgtacttttccagacacaaaaaggcctggacacccatgacctcacagtgcctggcactgcctacataagaccctcataataccaggaaaagaggatgacatcaaaataaaagagttgggatggtggcccacacctttaatctcagcactcaggaggctactATGAGTTGGAGGtaaccctgagacgacatagtgaattccagatcagcctgggctagagtgaaatcctacctcaaaaaaacaggcctgaggagatggcttagtggttcaggcacttgcctgcaaaaccagaggacctaggtttgattccccaggacccacataagccagatgcacaaggtggcacatgtgtctggagttcgtttgcagcagatggagccctggtgtgcccattccctgtctttctctctgcttctctctctctcaaataaatatttaaaaattaaaacaatttaaggccaggcatggtggcacacacctttaatcccagctcttgggaggcagaggtaggaggtttgctgtgatttcaaggccaccctgaaaagacagtgaattcctggtcagccttagctagagggagaccctacctcgaaaaaccagtttatgcccattctctctctctcattacctttctctctgtctcaaatataaacaaatacaatttttaaaagaatggtttACTTAAAGAATATAAAGAGAACTGTGTGTGCTCCTGCCAGGCTGGGCCTCTACTCCCACGTGGACTACTCTGTGGCTTACCTTGAACGTCAATCACCACCAGCAAGGTGTGCGTGCCCCTTGGACTGGACGCCTGGCATTGATAAGTGCCATTGTGACTTAAGTTGACGAGGAATGGTATTCCAATGGGCACCTCACGCCTGGAGCTGTCCTGCAAACACTGTAGGTGCGGGACTGGATTGCCCCGGGCCTGGCACTGCAAGATATGGGTAGTCCTATCTTTCCACGCAAAGCGCTGGGGACATTTTGCACGGTCAATCTTGGGTCCATCTGTGGAACCACCACGTGGTTAGACACCCAAAATTCCCAAGAGGAACAGGAAGGCAAAGGAACAGAGAGGGATGAGGACCAACTCACAAAAGACATGCAGCTGGACCGTAGCGTTCCTGTACAAAATAATTCCTTCCACCTCAAGAGTAGCCTTGCAGAAGAATTCCCGCCCGTCATCGCTCTCCCGGGCATGCAGCTGAAGCTCGGCAGGCTTCCCAGGAGGAGGGACCGGAGCACCATCCAGCAGGACCTGAGTGTTGGCCCCAGATGTGCAAGTTACATTTACCTTGGAACCCTCGGTGATGTTGGTCTCGCTCAGACTTACTATGGGTCCAAGGAAGCCTAAAGGCAAGAAAGACACTGCAACAACGTACTAACCACAACCTTCCCACAGGTCAAGCCAcgccctcctcctgccccctttCTCTGGTATCCCAGCTAAGCCTTAATCACAAGCTCCGCCTTTCCACCACCCGGTCTCTGCCTTAGCAGGCTCTTCAGATCCAGTCTTAGTCCCACCCCCGTCCTTTTTGTTTCTGGTCCCTTCTTACTGAAGATAGTCAAGTTCTCCTGAGCCTGGAAATTGTGGCCGCCAAGGCTCACGATGCAGACAATCTCTTTGACACCCTCCTGATCTGCGTGGGCTGTAGCTGCAGCCGTGGCCCTGAGCGAGTCCC contains:
- the Icam3 gene encoding intercellular adhesion molecule 3; translation: MTAIELLVCCLLPLGLHGQEYLLQMEPQNPLLPGGGTLTVNCSTNCPDPELINLETSLSKEPIGEGVGWAAFQLINVTVDSQLLCSGYCSGVQITTTSSITVYKLPERVELAPFPLWYPVGRNFTLHCQVIGGEPRTQLSVVLLRGEEELVRKPVLGNAGVVMATLLADRSDHGANFSCRAELDLRPHGLALFQNTSAPRQLRTFALPMTPPSLVVPPILEVGTLNAVDCTLDGLFPASEAQVQMTLGDRMLNTTVTSHGDSLRATAAATAHADQEGVKEIVCIVSLGGHNFQAQENLTIFSFLGPIVSLSETNITEGSKVNVTCTSGANTQVLLDGAPVPPPGKPAELQLHARESDDGREFFCKATLEVEGIILYRNATVQLHVFYGPKIDRAKCPQRFAWKDRTTHILQCQARGNPVPHLQCLQDSSRREVPIGIPFLVNLSHNGTYQCQASSPRGTHTLLVVIDVQGRNLIWINIFIGVLVILGVVTTAVALLYIFWLQKRKATYHLKHPSTSVPLRALQSENTAGKEAL